A single window of Nicotiana tomentosiformis chromosome 1, ASM39032v3, whole genome shotgun sequence DNA harbors:
- the LOC104099614 gene encoding protein trichome birefringence-like 6, protein MEKQRSFSIKPTRLWLFSFTISFSVIFLIFFSIWVLNLPLSTPQDPHLHFNTTTSVPLDLKPNFKIQTLSSFHTNYSATQIKNSILVGTHFSRIENESQISNISASEGILEKESEPKSVAYDINSNSTVLFGVKNSTFSGNRSTKSETVSEVLQIDSANRSTKQQQQQNVSFPLFKKIEGEASSDIVLKVVNNKKVCDITKGKWVFDESYPLYTNASCPYIDEGFSCESNGRLDKHYMKWRWQPQDCDIPGFNATQMLELIRGKRLVFVGDSINRNQWESMMCLLMGAIADPRKVYETRGRRITKEKGNYCFKFVDYQCTVEYYVTHFLVHEGKARIGSKRVQTLRIDTVDKSSSRWRGADILVFNTAHWWSHHKTKAGKNYYQERNQVHPRLDVSTAFEKALTTWAQWVDRHVNPSKTQVFFRSSAPSHFSGGQWNTGGHCRETSQPLPETYKGEYPEKNMIVEQIIGKMKTPVTFLNITGMSEYRIDGHPSIYGRKPGSSSRVQDCSHWCLPGVPDTWNEILYMHLESKRRKSLTN, encoded by the exons ATGGAGAAGCAGAGGAGTTTCTCCATCAAGCCCACAAGGCTATGGCTTTTCTCTTTCACCATCTCCTTTTCTGTAATATTTCTCATCTTCTTTTCCATTTGGGTCCTCAACCTTCCACTATCTACTCCTCAAGACCCCCATCTTCACTTCAACACTACTACTTCAGTCCCTTTGGATCTCAAACCCAACTTcaagattcaaactttgagttctTTTCACACAAATTACTCAGCAACCCAAATCAAGAACTCAATTTTGGTGGGCACCCATTTCAGTAGAATTGAAAATGAGTCCCAAATTTCTAACATTTCAGCATCTGAAGGAATTTTGGAAAAGGAAAGTGAGCCTAAATCAGTCGCTTACGACATAAACAGTAACTCTACTGTCCTTTTTGGTGTGAAAAATTCAACCTTTTCTGGTAACCGCTCGACGAAATCTGAAACTGTTTCTGAGGTTCTTCAAATAGATAGTGCAAATAGAAGTACTAAGCAACAGCAGCAGCAAAATGTCTCTTTTCCTTTATTCAAGAAAATAGAAGGAGAAGCTTCTAGTGATATTGTGCTCAAGGTGGTGAATAATAAAAAAGTATGTGACATCACTAAAGGGAAGTGGGTATTTGATGAGAGCTACCCTTTGTACACAAATGCCTCATGTCCCTACATTGATGAGGGTTTTAGTTGTGAATCTAATGGAAGATTGGATAAGCATTATATGAAATGGAGGTGGCAACCTCAAGATTGTGACATTCCAGG GTTCAATGCTACTCAAATGCTGGAACTAATTAGAGGCAAAAGATTAGTGTTTGTTGGCGATTCTATTAACAGAAACCAATGGGAATCAATGATGTGCTTATTAATGGGAGCTATTGCAGACCCAAGAAAGGTTTATGAGACTCGTGGTCGGAGAATAACCAAAGAGAAGGGGAATTATTGTTTCAAATTTGTG GACTATCAATGTACAGTTGAATACTATGTAACTCATTTTTTGGTTCATGAGGGCAAGGCAAGGATAGGCAGCAAACGAGTGCAGACGCTGCGTATTGACACGGTTGACAAAAGTTCATCAAGATGGAGAGGGGCTGATATTCTGGTCTTTAACACCGCTCATTGGTGGAGTCACCATAAAACTAAAGCAGG GAAAAATTACTACCAGGAAAGGAATCAAGTTCATCCTCGTCTTGATGTTTCAACAGCTTTCGAAAAGGCCCTGACTACTTGGGCACAATGGGTAGATAGACATGTCAATCCAAGCAAAACACAAGTTTTCTTCCGAAGTTCTGCTCCTTCTCATTTCAG CGGGGGTCAGTGGAACACTGGTGGGCATTGCagagaaacttctcaacctcttcCTGAGACTTACAAAGGCGAATACCCGGAGAAGAATATGATAGTGGAACAAATCATAGGGAAGATGAAGACTCCAGTTACCTTTTTGAATATAACTGGTATGTCAGAGTATAGGATTGATGGTCATCCCTCTATATATGGAAGAAAACCGGGTAGCTCTTCGCGTGTTCAAGATTGTAGCCATTGGTGTCTTCCTGGGGTTCCAGACACCTGGAATGAAATATTGTATATGCATTTAGAAAGTAAAAGAAGAAAGAGTTTGACTAACTGA